aCAGCCAAAAAagatgtgtgaaactcaatgaaaaataaagtttacttctcgaaaagatattagaggtatctatttgatattttttatgactttAGTGATTCGAATTAGACCAAAAATTTCCGAGTGATCCACTTGATATTTTCTGGTGTAAAAGGTGACCTAATTGATGATTAACCCCATTGAAAAGTAATTAATTTCTCGTCTtgtatcttttctttttccactTAAAACTCTCGAGCACAAAGGCCCTTGTCGTGCCCACCAAGTCTATCATTTCACCAATGAGTATCTAAATAAGAGCGATTTTATTCTACTCACTTAATCTTTCAACAGAAACAGAATAAGAAATTGGCTACGACTACAATGTAACAATGTGATTGTAGTAATAGAAAAAATAATGATGAAAAAGCATATATTTGATAGAGAATTGGGTCTTCTTATATATGCTCGTTCAGTTTGAAGATAGAAGATATCTAAAAATAGGCTTCATATATTACATGATACTAACATTTATTTAATAACGTTATTTACAGCTTGAATGAAGTTCTTCAAAAATATCATGATGTCACTGATATTGAGGATAGAGAAACCATCGGAATCTTTGAGCCTAAGGTAATAATATTCTCATGCTTCatgttcaatattttttatgacaACTTATTTTTTCATGCATTATTAGATGTACAAATAGAATACTTGcatatcatttatataaaattttcttttttgttagaAAAGTTGAAGATtcgatttttttgaaaaaactaaaattattatgtataagtgtttattttaaaattttgggatGGGAGAGTATAAGTTACTTAGGATGTTGTCTTGTTAGGTTGTCCATAATCTAATTATTCAACAAAACCACCCCCGAAAGATGAAATATCTTTGAAAGATTGTTGGTTATACTTGGCCATGAACTGAACTACAATTTCCGGAGTTCTCGATGTCGATGTGAGACCGAGATGTTATATAGAATGCACTTTATTGATCTATATACCTACTGGGACGGAAATGGTGGGGGATGATTGGTGGTTACTACTAAATGATGTATTTTGTTTAGATGAATGTCATAATTAATCCAATTATACTCCATTGATACAATTTATTTGATCACACCGCCCAAAAATCTAACATGGTTTTAACCTTTTATGACCATATTGAACTTTTAATCTATAGGGGTGATGTTTTCAAGTCTAAGTGTGAAATTTATCTGATTGGTATATATAGTAGTTTAAGGTATCCTTCAACTGGAACGTTATTTAGAAAAATCTATGTTAATGCTGTGATGGTTTTTTGTGGATAGAGCTCAAAATATGCAGGGAAGCAGGCAGATGAAAATCTCTTGCCAAGAGTTCAAAGGCAAGTGCTCTCTCCTGTATGAATGTTAACCAACATGTTACTTGTGGATTGTATTGTGATACACCTTACTTAAGTCTCAATTTTGACTAGGTACCTAGCTGAGCTTGATTTCGACCAGCTCCATGTGCCTGACCTGGTGCAACTAGAGAAAGAACTAGAAAGTGCACTGGTACAAACAAAAGCAGCAAAGATCCTTGTCAATGTATGAACGTCTAccctttatattttatttaattggcaGTAAACGTCTTAAATGCCTAATTCAACATTTATACATTTATCGTTTGAAAAAAAGCCAATTCTGGCCAAAATGATGAATCGTGTGTTGTCTTTGGACAACTGGAGACTACAGAATAAGTTTGTGACAATGTTATTGCTGCTGCTAGCTTCTTAGCGGTAAGAAAATAGCTCTAGTGTCTGAACGGAACAGCTTCCATGCTCATTTGTAGTCCTTAGTCAGGCCTAATACTGGTGTGGAAGTCTGTGTTAAAGTGTGATGAGGTAGTAGCCAGCTGACCCTGGTTTATAATAAAGCCTTAGATGTGTTGGAATGGTCTATATACTATTACTATATATAGTGGGGAATAGCTGCGATTGtataaggggtcgtttggttcatgggtatgaggaatcaggtatggggtttgtccatttcaaactcatacctggtgtttggttggaaaaaataaaatttgaaacccataccttaaaccccCAAGGTATGGATTTTTGATTCCCAAGtcgggaggtgggtatgagatagGGGTATCAGattcattcattttttattttttttgtctctgTTTTAGTAATGAAAacatttgatacaaaattaaatcaatgatgcaaaaatatataaatataataattttattaatatttttaattaatataaattaataacttattcttttacaaaaattgtatatattgattccagcactcaaccaaacacatgatatcagatatgatacctcaaactcataccaacttaacccgattcctcattccaaccccataccactcctcgaaccaaacgacccctaataTGTATTCATGATGTTTATGGTGTTTGAGGATTTTTAAATCTGAACATATTAACATTTCTCCTTATAATTTCTCCTATCTTCTCTTTAAAATCTCTGAATTGGAGTTGTAttagtttttattctattttattcttTGAGACAAATTCTCTTGTCCATAGTTCCATCTCCTTTGACAGTAAAGGGACAGAAGTGTACTTTGTTTATGCTAGTATGTCCTATGTTCAAAGCATGGTGATTCTCGCTTGCTCTGAAAACCTAACTACAAACGATTGCCTACATAAAACAATTTGGTTAAGAATTATGTTGACTATATGTTATTCAGCTCTCCAGTTCAAACTTAAACATTGAGCCTCCGAGACAGTTTTTCCTCTTCTGCAATAACAACGCATTATTTGCACCCAAAAAGACATGCTGATATGTTAAGACTTCTTATACCAGGATTGTGAAATCAAACTTTAAATTGGTGAGATTTCGGAGCTCATAGCATAGCAATAGTTTTTACTTCTATTTTTAGCATGTTCTTATCTAGAACAGGGCATTCCTACTTTCAAGAACTATATGATTTTCAGATACTAAGCTTAAAATATGGAAGTCCTTTAAGGTAAACAGGATACCTGAAATTCAGTAGAGACTTGTTGCGGGGTATGTTCGGTTTTTGATGCCCCCACACTGCCAGTCGGATTTGGCCACGGTACACAGACATTCAGATTCACTCCCATGTCTGCCACTCTCTTGACGAATTCTATTAACTTATATTGCGGATGATTCTTTTCTGGGTGATTAGTTCGCGAAACACCTTAATGCCCTTCAGAGATCATATGCTATACCTATACTATGAGAATCATAGTGAGTATACCTGCTGGGACCAACAGAGACTATGCCAGTGAATCGCTAAATTATTCACTAAATTGGCCTCTCTTGTTTATTCTATGGACATGTCTACTTAATTAATAGAATGATTTGAAACTAATTCTGTTCATAGTACGTATCTGTATAAGTTTATATGACTGCCTAGAGTATGTGCTTGCAAGCTCAAGATTTATAGATGCATATACTACTGTATACCATCTTGTTTTAATATGTACTAGGTCCActatattcattttattttccttATTTGGCAGACGCAGCAGATGATGAAACCAGTAACAACTCTCCAAGAAAAGGTACCCCTCGTTTAAACATTTTTATGTCAACTACTACGAGATTCGTGTTTATACTACTGTATAAAGGTTTCTTAACTATATGTCCCAACCTTCTTGTCATGCAACATATATAAGAAGCCAAAAATTGTACAGTGTCGCACCTGAACAAATTTCATTTTGTTAATTTCAAATTAGTTTACAAATTAGTAGGCTGTCTCCACTAACCTTGTGGACTTATGGTCGATCAATCATATCTTTACCAATGTCTACAGCCCTTGAACTTGGACTGCTAAAATCAATATGGAACTTCTATACTGTTGCCTACATAGACTATACATTTAACTaaagtataatattaatatattgtgTCGATGATTATTTTTAACCTGAAGTGGATTCTGTCAGATAACATTTATAACAATCGGGCTAAGTTATACTATTTTTCACTAATTCTTAAAATCTAAAAAGTTGAATATACCTATATGCAAATcaattattctaaaatttttaaaaactggatatacataaataaacaaGATTAGCACAGACTGCAattctttttatataatatatgtgatGTAATTTTATGTTTCAAGTAGGGTTTGAtttttcctgacaaaaaaaaaagtagggtttgatttttgaatttattcAGATTGCATTGTATTTCCATAGTCCCTGAACCAGAATCCTATGTTTTTGGTCTTTATACTTTCAATCTGGTTTTGTATCTATTCGGTTTTgcattaaatttcaaattgttaTGTTGGATAACCAGAACCAAAATTCATTGTGTGTGGTCCTTCGATTGTCAATTTGATTTggatataattttaattgatcaGTTCGAGGGTTTGAGTGGTGTTTACTTACTAAATTCCCAATCGAATTGACCAACTACCATTCTTATATATCAAGCATACATAGCATATGTAACAAGATCATAACGTTAACAGAAATAAGTTTAGATTGCATCTGGGAACATTTaattcatttcaaatgacatgatttgaggtgtcttttcaaattttcagttttatactagtatttgaatgACCGTGTTTCAAATGAATTCAAATCCAACTTTTTTTTGTGTATCCAAACATGCCATTTGATCAATTTCAGgattcaaatgaaatccaagttCCCAAACACGTCTTTAAAAAATTGTAATGACTTGTTGCTTTTGCTTACCTATGTGCAGAAAAAGTTGCTGAGAGAAGAAAATGAGCTCCTGGCGCAGCAGGTAGTACCAGCGCAAATATATTTCCTACGCATCATTTTACAGTGGAGGCGCACCATTAATGATTTTCTAACTTGTTGGCAAACAGATAGCTGCAATGGCAAAGGAAAACACAGCTGCCAAGGACAAGACCGGGGAGGCTGCAAATAATGAGACGCTCATGTTGCTTTGTTAGATCTCTGCTCAAAATGTCCGATACAACCAAAGCATTTCACAACTGTTGTTTCTAAATCCGAGCGCTTTGTTTCTCTGGTCTCTCTAATGTTTACTTGTGTGTGTTGGTTTCAATTAATAAACTGTGTAAACTGTGTGCTGTGTGTTCTGTTTTTGCATTTCTCAGAAATTACTTTCATAATCCTCCAATAGTTTTTTAAGGTTTTTTCCTTCATACTGTTTTTCCTGGAAATTTCCTTCAGTCCTGGTAGAGTGATAGTAACCTAACTAGGAAAATGCGGAGAAAATTCCAGCAAGGTTAGGCGACGTAGAGGACAGCAAAGGAGTGAGTCATGTACACGAGATAGGAAGCATGAGTACGGGTGCAGGCACGGGATGCGCAGTACAGTAATACAGGAAttcgataaatttaaaaatatggagATTCGGGTGTGGGGATTCagcaaatgtaaatatatttataatactgGCTAGCTTGTTTTCCTGCATGCACTTGACACTGCACCCACCGGTTTCTGTAAAATTGAATGGGCCACGTGATACACACGTGACATGACATCTGGAGCTTGTATAGCTCTCTCCATATGTCCTTGTTCATCGCAGACTAGGCCcggcaatttgacacgtaacacgctaaaacgaaacgaaacgacacgaaaaaaatggatatgagttttgatttttgatacacgaaagtacacgaataTAAAATTACACGAAAAATTTCGTGTCGTATATGAGTTTTCATtttgggtacacgaaatacttgtacatattttttattataaatatgttataatatattatatatataattgtgtaaaatatatatatttatatgtatatgtaaatatatattagaaataCATCAACAAATTTGTAGAGAATTgtatgcaaatatatatatatatatatatatatatatatatatatatatatatatatatataggggagggttctggtacaaacttacaaacttttttgttcaacagatatataacttgagttcaacatttttttaagatattttgttgaacatcgattaaaattgtgttggagaagtacataaactaatttttcaatgtaagaactaagttaaacgtattatataactaatatttatctttctagaccctacccaaaccccagaggtatagattaagcatctctataaaaatattcaacacaatgataattaatgttctacacctgatgttgaaccccagttacaaatgtgttgaatgcacgatttatctgagcgatatttttaaaattgtgatggtttttcaataattttcaacatagatattttctataactaaggattaacaggttgggagaataaaaaaaattcaaaaaaaaagtttgtaagtttgtaacttaaaaaagtttttatttgatcttatccctatatatatatatatatatatatatatatatatatatatatatcatttatatttagtaaaattatacaggaaaatatatattaaaactaatttttgattaaaattatattaatatttttatatataatatacacgaaaagtacacgaaaaatacacgaacgattcggatcggatacgggtttcaaattagatacACGAAATCAATAACGAACGGATACGAATTTCACTTTCGAGTACACGAAATACGAAaatatacgaaacgaaacgattgccacctcTATTGCATTGCAGACTCACTCGGGTGAATTTCACCTGGTATCCTCGTAGCAGTAACGCTGTACTGATCCAGCATTTGATAACCAAAaacttgtattattattaaatattaaatatatgtagaaTAAATATCAGAAATTAATAATGTATAAGACCATTCatataatttattgttaaatattattaaaaaaatagagatgcttgtatttacaaaatttattttattattaaatttatacttCTTTTTAGGTCTGCTTAAATCTTCAAACGGCTAGATCCGCACTTGCTAGTGATATTTGGAACAtgatgataagaagaataaataaagtatttgttTTGATTCGATGTAGTTGTTGTTTCACTTGACTTAAAAAAAgtctttttattaattttgagtGAAGAGTtacttaaaaatgaaaataatttttaatctatatatttgaataaatttttgataaaacaGTTAGGATTTACAATTACATAAACATTAATTAAAAAGTtagcttataatttttttacccaCACAACAGTAAGCTGATTCGCTGAATAAGCACCCAAACTGGCACATATTATGCAaaatttgtactccctccgtctcattttaactgcttttgacttttttacacgtattttaagatgttaaaaaatcaCATGTAGACATaattaatctttataaaatttatatcaaataaaagtttagaatccaaactttaatttgatataagaattaaatatttttattgagtgtagatactatttttttacacctcaatatacgtgttaaaaagtcaaacatcagttaaaatgggacagagagagtattttgttttacttattttggtatttattaaaagttcaaaaacaaaaatatgagTGAAAGTAAAATTACATTAActaattaatttacaattacataaacattaattaaaaagttagcttataatttttttacccaCACAACAGTAAGCTGATTCGCTGAATAAGCACCCAAACTGGCACATATTATGcaaaatttgtattttgttttacttattttggtatttattaaaagttcaaaaacaaaaatatgagTGAAAGTAAAATTACattaactaattaatattttccATTTAGAACTCGAGAGTCGAGAGCAGTGTGCTGGGCTGGGGTGATAACTACTGGGCTGGTCCGCTGGTCCATTGTATTTGGTCCCTGATTCTGACTTTTAGCCCTTTACTAGCATACAGTAGTTCAAAAAGTCTCTGTTTTAACGGGTTAACtgccttttatttattttttttgataaatgaattaatttaataataaaaggtcTTCCTgacaacaaaataataataataagtctTACGACATCCACATAAAGCGTCGCGTCGAATAAAAAACCACAGAAACAATTACcgattaattcatttttcttaaacataaaatcacgtgatttggTAAAGATGATATATACACAAACTTCGTTACTTTCGCTTCTGTCATAACTAGTTTGAGTTATCGACTGAGTTATCCCCTAACAACTTTTATTACTAAATCAAACACCATACTCACACAAAtggtgagaaaataacaaaactaaCATAAACGGTGAGACAACAAAAACCAAAACCACAACCTAGCAAGCTTAAATCTGCAAATGCGTAAATGAAATATTAGCTAAATCAAGACAATCCTTAGATCTGGGAAATAAGcccacaaaaacaagataacCCGGACCACTTTCGAGAACAAAATCACTAGGAAGAACGAGAAATGTGTAACCCCGTGAAATTGATATCTGATAACTAATTagttactcccttcgtcccaatgaattatatacattgggatcggacacggagaccaagaaaaagtgtatgAAATGAGTAATGTTAGATGGAAAGTGGGTacagtggtgggacccacatattttttaataatagatttgagatagtggagtaaagtagtggttgtaatagtgtttttattattatataatggagatggagaatgtagtgggtgtagtaatgttttatattataaaaagttgctattttgatGATGGGACATtctaaaaaagaaactgtatagaattgatcgGGACGGAAAGAGTATTACTTATTCTATTAATTCATACCTTGCAATCTTGCATCTCTATTCCCGTTTTTTGACGCCACGTTTTTTACAAACCCAAAAATCTTGGACACTGCCTAAAATGGGCCGAGATCCGTCGGGGCACAGAACTAAACAAGTCTTTTGGGTTGGCCTTGACGCAATACATCCTCATACAGTCATAAAATGAGAGGAATATAATCGTGCAAAAATGGCATACTGGTTGCTTTCTAGTTTACGAGAGTGACAATCACCTAATACAAAGTGCAATCACTTGCTGGCACAAATAATATCAAGATTCCAAATAATAGACTAGAGCTTCAATGTCCCCACGTCAAAGCTCACTTTTCAACTTTTAAACAAAAAGTTTAATTGGGGGCCTTCGCTTTTGCTTGTCATTTCCCCCTCACAAAATTGTACTCTTAAGATATATGTTGCCATGTTGCTACTACATAAAAAAGACAGCTTGTCAATAACAAGTGAATGTTGTCCAATCATGTATCACTTGTTTTTTTTGGTAATTCATAAAAGAAGTTTGAAATTGATGATTTGAAGTGCACataaatttacatataaaaattcGTAGTTACTAAACTCGCCAATTAAATGAACTAAATGTCTGattaattattacaagataGTTTGTCTATGCTGCAACTGCAAGGCACCCAGGACTCCGACAAGACAAGGATTCCGTATAATTTTACTATCATATATATTCAACTGTCTATTACAATATATAAGATATTGTAAAAACTCaatcttaaaagaaaaataatcaatGGACCAATgtcaattttctttttaaaaatttaatgtcaaattttaatataataatacttaaaTTTGAATTAGTAATATGAAATTTTGCATTATATTTTCACCCGTAGTTCgcacaaattcaaaatttttaataagaTCAAATTGATTACTTGTTTATTTTTCGAACTCCGACACAAGagaaaataaatgataattCTTACATTCTTACAATAAAGGGCAAATTGAGGGCTCGAGTAGAGGCTAACATGGATGCatgcaaatattaaaaaaaaattgtagtttaatttgaatctaatataaatatgaataatttatcacaaaaaatttgaaatttgtttaCATAATGTCGGATCCGTCCTCGCTGCATGCAGATTGCGGTGTACACATATTTAGGGGTTGTATGATAAAATAAGCActtcttaattaaaataaaaaagtggttTAGAAGTTAAAAATCAGTTAAGATttaaaagtgattaaagtgtttggaaaaaaatttgaatttctaaaacaaaaactaaccttcctatatttttataagtatttcttgattttttacgcaaacaataaaaataaatacttctaacttataagctcATAAGTCggattttcaaataataaacaaaCACACACTCGTAGTCTTCCTTCGAACTTGTCTTTTTTGACTAATATAACATAGTAATATTATAATCTATACGAGTTCTGAAATTTGAGGAAATTGAATAATGTGAATGAAAAGAAGTGGATAAAATTGTGCGGTCATCGCTATCGGAAGTAGATAAGACGGAGATCATGTGGCCCACGCTGACTCCTAACAGCAAAACTAATTACTGGAAGCCATCCCCTTAATTTATTTCCTAGCGTATATTCAATTATGGTATTCAATAAGTGGCTTGAAGATAAGAGCACCTCCATTCGTACACGCATTATCGTGCTGTATCATTATTAGTCTTCCTTCCTTGAaacttgcttgtaacaacttCAACAAAATGGGCAAGTGAAAATGAAATTTCGGTACAAACAGATAGACAAAAATATTCATCCGTTCCTCGAATCTCTTGTAATTTTTCAAGATAACACATATTTTaggatatatataaaatataatgctctatgatttataatttgtgcaatacattatatattttaataattaataatattttatatgagtctaaattaataatttagtttAAATTGTTGACTAGACTTGcttaaatttttaatagtaTAGATGACgaaatataaaaaacttaatctaacaattgtaattaatttgatttatgcGATCCAACGTTTACTATTCCGGACTTCAAAACAACGATCGAATTTTTAAATGTTTAGTTTTGAcaaataacaatatattataaaatttgagcAAAATTAGAACATCTTCAAATATATGGACTAAAATGATAAAACATTGATTATGTAAAATTCATTGAATTTGTAAGTTTTTGTACCCGTTATTATGTttgagtatattttaaaaatatcatatttttctagaaaaaaatattatttcaaattgttgGAAATGAATATAACATTTTAAAAAGATAAGAGATTATGTGAAATCTCGATACGAATTTCTAATAGCTCGACGGGTATAATTAATCGACTATATATTTAGAACAAGAAGCCACGAATTGCTAATCTTTCACGTATCTTTGTACtatatgtgtatataaacaatttttgtttttaatatttttaaaatactcACCTTTAACGATTTATCAATGAAATCACCATAACTATGACCACTTCATCACATGGAATCATATTCtttacatttaataaatttagaagTATGCTCAGAAAGTCGTCGCAAAAATACGAACGCAGTATTTACGTTCCAAGCATCTTTATATGAAATGCCGCGGTGTTTCTTTTACCTCCGGAAATCAGTTTCATTTGTATTACAATTCAACTCAATCTGCGTAACCTAACCATCCCCACATGCAACacgaaatttaaataaatattcgaATCAAACCCCCCAGT
This genomic window from Daucus carota subsp. sativus chromosome 7, DH1 v3.0, whole genome shotgun sequence contains:
- the LOC135146736 gene encoding agamous-like MADS-box protein AGL27, with amino-acid sequence MGRKKLEIKRIEDKCNRQVTFSKRRTGLLKKAKQLSILCDAQIGVIIRSNRGKLYEFSHATSLNEVLQKYHDVTDIEDRETIGIFEPKSSKYAGKQADENLLPRVQRYLAELDFDQLHVPDLVQLEKELESALVQTKAAKILVNTQQMMKPVTTLQEKKKLLREENELLAQQIAAMAKENTAAKDKTGEAANNETLMLLC